In one Lolium rigidum isolate FL_2022 chromosome 3, APGP_CSIRO_Lrig_0.1, whole genome shotgun sequence genomic region, the following are encoded:
- the LOC124703401 gene encoding BTB/POZ domain-containing protein At1g30440-like — protein MPSSAMAASVKLGSKPDAFRRQGQAWFCTTGLPSDVTVEVGDMSFHLHKFPLLSKSAILEQLIEESSDQVESIIKLNDIPGGAKSFEMVARFCYGVKIELSSANVVCLRCASEYLQMTEDLSDDNLIAQTEMFLNQVVLRNWKDSLKALETCDDLLPHAEDLHIVKRCIESLASKATTDPNLFGWPIREHGIMQSPGGSVLWNGISTGARPRNFSSDWWFEDASSLSFPMYKRLISGMESRRIRPEIVAGSLTYYARKYLPGLNRRNSMGIMPPAATLSDIEQKNLLEEVDRLLPVQKGLVPTKVLLGMLRVSMILKASSTCVSNLEKRVGMQLDQASLEDLLLPNYSYTMETLYNVECMRRILEHFLAMDQANGGASPCMDDMMASPSIIPITAVARLLDGYLAEIAPDVNLKPPKFQALASAVPEYARPLDDGLYRAIDVYLKAHSWLSEAEREQLCRLMDCQKLSLEACTHAAQNERLPLRVVVQVLFFEQLQLRTSIAGCLLVSDNLEGSRPLRSGMVMSGEAGGWSTAVRENQVLKVGMDNMRMRLAELEKECSDMRQEISKLGRGGKTGGGWASHVPRKFNLKMKPQMCSAQEGSVSEQQKSMSAKLDKLQAKLSKQKKQLSADA, from the exons ATGCCGTCGTCGGCGATGGCCGCGTCCGTCAAGCTGGGATCAAAGCCCGACGCCTTCAGAAGGCAGGGGCAGGCATG GTTCTGCACAACAGGACTACCAAGTGATGTTACTGTTGAGGTTGGGGATATGTCTTTCCACCTTCACAAG TTCCCTTTACTTTCTAAGAGTGCAATCCTTGAACAGTTGATCGAGGAGAGTTCAGACCAAGTAGAAAGCATCATCAAACTAAATGATATCCCAGGGGGTGCAAAGTCATTTGAGATGGTGGCAAGGTTCTGCTATGGAGTGAAAATAGAACTTTCCTCTGCAAATGTTGTCTGCCTACGCTGTGCATCTGAGTATCTCCAGATGACTGAAGATTTATCTGATGACAACTTGATTGCACAGACAGAAATGTTCCTCAATCAAGTAGTCCTTCGTAACTGGAAAGATTCTTTAAAGGCGCTGGAAACATGTGATGACCTCCTCCCTCATGCTGAAGATCTTCATATTGTGAAGAGATGCATCGAGTCATTAGCATCGAAAGCAACTACTGATCCAAACCTGTTTGGCTGGCCCATAAGGGAACATGGCATCATGCAAAGCCCTGGTGGTAGTGTGCTGTGGAATGGGATTAGCACCGGTGCCAGGCCCAGAAACTTCAGTTCAGACTGGTGGTTTGAAGATGCTTCATCATTGAGCTTTCCAATGTACAAGAGATTGATTTCTGGTATGGAGTCTCGACGCATACGGCCTGAGATTGTCGCTGGTTCTTTGACGTACTATGCCAGGAAGTATCTCCCAGGACTCAATAGGCGCAATAGCATGGGAATAATGCCTCCGGCTGCTACTCTTTCTGATATAGAACAGAAGAACTTGCTTGAGGAGGTCGACAGACTATTGCCTGTTCAGAAAGGTTTAGTACCTACAAAAGTCCTGCTCGGGATGCTTCGTGTATCCATGATTCTAAAAGCTAGCTCCACATGCGTTTCCAACTTAGAGAAACGGgttggcatgcaactagaccaggCCAGTCTGGAAGATCTACTGCTGCCAAATTACTCTTACACCATGGAAACACTGTACAATGTGGAGTGCATGCGCAGGATTCTTGAGCACTTCTTAGCAATGGACCAGGCAAATGGCGGTGCCTCCCCatgcatggatgatatgatggcaTCACCTTCTATAATACCAATCACTGCTGTTGCGAGGTTACTTGATGGCTACCTTGCCGAGATTGCACCAGATGTCAATCTGAAACCTCCAAAATTCCAAGCTCTAGCATCTGCCGTGCCTGAGTATGCCCGGCCACTAGATGATGGCCTCTATCGTGCCATTGATGTGTACTTGAAG GCACATTCCTGGCTGTCAGAAGCTGAACGGGAGCAGCTATGCCGGCTAATGGACTGTCAAAAGCTCTCCCTAGAAGCATGCactcacgccgctcagaacgagaGGCTACCACTTCGCGTCGTCGTGCAAGTCCTCTTCTTTGAGCAGCTCCAGCTAAGAACCTCGATCGCCGGGTGCCTGCTCGTGTCCGATAACCTTGAAGGATCGAGGCCACTGCGGAGCGGCATGGTAATGTCCGGTGAGGCTGGTGGATGGTCCACGGCAGTCAGGGAGAACCAGGTCCTGAAAGTCGGCATGGATAACATGAGGATGCGCTTGGCCGAGCTCGAGAAGGAGTGCTCGGACATGAGGCAGGAGATCTCGAAGCTTGGTCGTGGCGGCAAGACCGGCGGAGGCTGGGCTTCTCATGTTCCGAGGAAGTTCAACCTGAAGATGAAGCCGCAGATGTGCAGTGCCCAGGAGGGCTCGGTCAGCGAGCAGCAGAAGAGCATGAGCGCGAAGCTGGACAAGCTGCAAGCTAAGCTGTCGAAGCAGAAGAAACAGCTCTCGGCTGACGCCTGA